Genomic window (Deinococcus aquiradiocola):
CGTGGCAATCCCCACATCACGGAAGGAATCCGTGAGCGCCGCGTAAGACGCCTGAGGCTAGCGTACGTGTCAGAGCGGGCGGACGGCCCTGGAGGTAAGCGCATGAAGGTTCAGTCGATGATGGTCGCAACGGGATTCCTGATGGTCGTCCTCTCCGCATGTGGCGGCACCACCACACCGACCGCCGTGTCGGGCAACAACTCCAACGGCGGCAGCAAGACCGTCGTGACGCCCAGCGCGCCGCCTGACCTCGCCCCGAGCGCCGACGAGCAGCGCATCCTCGACGAGGTGAACGCCGCGCGCGCCGTCGCCCGCAACTGCGGCAGCACCCACTACGACGCGACCACGCCCCTCACCTGGAACGCCCTGCTGGCCGCCGCCGCGCTGCGTCACACGCAGGACATGGCGTACAACGGCTACCGAGAGGCGAGCGCGCAGGAACCGGACGCGCCACACACCGGCTCGGACGGCAGCACGCCGCAGCAGCGCATCACGGCCACCGGGTACGGCTGGCGCGTCAGCGGCGAGAACGTCGCCGCCGGGTACGCTCTGGCCGACATGGTCACCGCGTGGCTGAACAGCCCCGGCCACTGCCAGAACATCATGAACCCGAAATTCAGGGAGATCGGCATCAGCTACATGAGTTACAGGGGCGCAAAGTACAACACCTTCTACACGCAGGACTTCGGGGTACGCTGAACCCCGGGCCGTGACCGGACCCGTGTGTGTCATGCGGGAGCGGGTGTGGCGCTGGCGTCCCTTCGGACGGCCGCGCCACACCCGCCCAATCCGGAATGCCTGTGATGCCTGCCGCGAGGCCTCGCCGCAGCGGTGCCGGACCTCAGCGGTGCGGGTCGAGCGTGACCTGCGCCACCCGCGCCACCTCCTGCCCGTCCGCGTCCAGCAGGCGCGACAGCACCCGCTCCTC
Coding sequences:
- a CDS encoding CAP domain-containing protein — translated: MKVQSMMVATGFLMVVLSACGGTTTPTAVSGNNSNGGSKTVVTPSAPPDLAPSADEQRILDEVNAARAVARNCGSTHYDATTPLTWNALLAAAALRHTQDMAYNGYREASAQEPDAPHTGSDGSTPQQRITATGYGWRVSGENVAAGYALADMVTAWLNSPGHCQNIMNPKFREIGISYMSYRGAKYNTFYTQDFGVR